From the genome of Desulfobaculum xiamenense, one region includes:
- the ruvX gene encoding Holliday junction resolvase RuvX, whose product MRILGIDFGLKRVGLAITDGLGMMAFPYKTIVRTTRDALFAELADILEKERVEAIVLGLPLSMDGEETLITRQVLNFKASLARRTSLPIHLVDERLSSVAAEEDLIEAGMKRGKIKKVLDQQAAVRILESHLSQERRNA is encoded by the coding sequence ATGCGCATTCTCGGTATCGACTTCGGACTCAAACGCGTGGGCCTGGCCATCACCGACGGGCTGGGCATGATGGCCTTTCCCTACAAGACCATCGTGCGCACCACGCGTGACGCACTGTTCGCCGAACTGGCGGACATCCTCGAAAAGGAACGTGTCGAAGCCATCGTGCTGGGTCTCCCCCTGTCCATGGACGGGGAGGAGACCCTGATCACGAGGCAGGTTCTCAACTTCAAGGCCAGCCTCGCGCGGCGCACCTCACTGCCCATCCACCTCGTGGACGAGCGGCTGTCCAGCGTCGCCGCCGAGGAAGATCTCATCGAGGCGGGCATGAAACGCGGCAAGATCAAGAAGGTGCTCGATCAGCAGGCCGCCGTGCGCATCCTCGAATCCCATCTGTCACAGGAGCGCCGCAACGCATGA
- the mltG gene encoding endolytic transglycosylase MltG translates to MRKALVACAVLAAVALAMAGWTAWKVHSFLSSAPETPGREVIFTVEPGQSFDQVARLLARENLVTNVKHFRMLARYDGKVGAIKAGEFSLNTGWTPRRLLAELTSGRVRLHRLSIPEGLTWWQVGRIVEHAGLGSFESFERAVHDRKILERYHIPFESAEGFLYPETYHFPRPHGGDATPVVRAMLAMFWKAAGHRLWPNGLPSPEELRRIVTLASMVEKETGTASERPRIAGVYANRLKIGMLMQCDPTVIYGLGTAFDGNLTRKHLRDETNPYNTYKLPGLPYGPICSPGLQSLEAAMNPEPNNFIFFVAKGDGSHFFSATLDAHNRAVRQYQLGMANP, encoded by the coding sequence ATGAGAAAGGCTCTCGTCGCCTGCGCCGTGCTGGCCGCCGTGGCCCTCGCCATGGCAGGCTGGACGGCATGGAAGGTTCACTCCTTCCTCTCCTCCGCCCCCGAAACGCCCGGACGTGAAGTGATCTTCACCGTCGAACCGGGCCAGAGCTTCGATCAGGTCGCCCGCCTGCTCGCGCGGGAAAACCTCGTCACCAACGTGAAGCACTTCCGGATGCTCGCCCGGTACGACGGAAAGGTCGGTGCCATCAAGGCAGGCGAGTTCAGCCTCAACACGGGCTGGACGCCGCGCAGACTGCTCGCGGAATTGACCTCGGGCCGGGTGCGCCTGCACAGGCTGTCCATTCCCGAGGGCCTCACGTGGTGGCAGGTCGGCCGCATCGTCGAGCACGCAGGTCTCGGCTCCTTCGAGAGCTTCGAACGCGCCGTGCACGACCGAAAAATCCTCGAGCGCTACCACATTCCCTTCGAAAGCGCCGAGGGCTTCCTGTATCCGGAGACCTACCACTTCCCGCGCCCGCACGGGGGCGACGCCACTCCCGTCGTCCGTGCGATGCTGGCCATGTTCTGGAAGGCCGCCGGACACCGCCTGTGGCCCAATGGCCTGCCCTCTCCCGAGGAACTGCGCCGCATCGTGACGCTGGCCTCCATGGTGGAGAAGGAAACGGGCACCGCCTCCGAACGTCCGCGCATCGCTGGCGTCTACGCCAACAGGCTCAAGATCGGCATGCTCATGCAGTGCGACCCCACCGTCATCTACGGACTCGGCACTGCCTTCGACGGCAACCTCACCCGCAAACACCTGCGCGACGAGACCAACCCCTACAACACCTACAAGCTACCCGGACTGCCCTACGGCCCCATCTGCTCGCCGGGGCTGCAATCCCTCGAAGCGGCCATGAATCCGGAACCCAACAACTTCATCTTCTTCGTGGCCAAGGGCGACGGCAGCCACTTCTTCAGTGCCACGCTCGACGCGCACAACCGCGCCGTGCGCCAGTACCAGCTTGGCATGGCCAATCCCTAA
- a CDS encoding methyl-accepting chemotaxis protein, with product MRKSIVVQMIIAVAAALVIEGLFFYTYLTLDIHRLSRERANVTRKNVYQMEQYSLQDVVQLAYTTVNRFHDQSMDIEGLKRDKARELRKIVDTAHSLLTEEYHANKNSLPRAELLERLKAHIVRMRYDDGNYLWITDTDSHMIAHPISPQLNGKDMSTATDPKGKRLFAEMSKVAKASGEGTVDYMWAKPGETEAKVKVSYVKLVPELGWIVGTGAWVEDLTEDLKRQALEQVKRMRLADNNYFWINNLEPRMIMHPEKPELDGKKVDDIKDPTGKAIFVEFVNAVREDGEGFVDYQWPKPGQTGNFPKLSFVKLFRPWGWVIGMGVYMDEVEAQIVRERDDFDAAVSAMLNKASLFGVAFITFVMAAIVVLMRMRLKKPIDAVVDYSGNVARGDLDATMSGTFRGEVLRLKESIEAMVDSLKAKMREAELKSEEAEEEAGRARIAKQEADEARAKAETAKRDGMLEAARALESIVERVTTASEELSSQSEQIRVGTTTQKQRIGETATAMDQMNATVLEVARNAGNAADNADQTRRKAMEGRDIVTQAVSAITSVHKLASTLKKDMDTLGVQAEAIGQIMNVITDIADQTNLLALNAAIEAARAGDAGRGFAVVADEVRKLAEKTMTATKEVGDSIGAIQHSARTNAAHVDNAVETVEEATRLADSSGTALASIVSLSEGTADQVRNIATASEEQSAASEQINRVVDEINAIAGNIADGMDQATQALQELAQLAADLAGLIERIKDENS from the coding sequence ATGCGCAAGTCCATCGTGGTCCAAATGATCATCGCCGTGGCAGCCGCCCTCGTCATCGAGGGGCTGTTCTTCTACACGTACCTCACACTCGATATCCACCGCCTTTCGCGCGAACGGGCGAACGTCACACGCAAAAACGTCTACCAGATGGAGCAGTACAGCCTGCAGGACGTCGTGCAGCTCGCCTACACCACAGTCAATCGCTTCCACGACCAATCCATGGACATCGAGGGACTCAAACGCGACAAGGCCCGCGAACTGCGCAAGATCGTCGATACCGCCCACAGCCTGCTCACCGAGGAATACCACGCCAACAAGAACTCCCTCCCTCGTGCGGAACTGCTCGAACGGCTCAAGGCCCACATCGTCCGCATGCGCTACGACGACGGCAACTACCTCTGGATCACCGACACCGACTCGCACATGATCGCCCATCCCATAAGCCCACAGCTCAACGGCAAGGACATGAGCACCGCCACGGACCCGAAGGGCAAGCGCCTCTTCGCCGAGATGTCCAAGGTCGCCAAGGCTTCGGGCGAGGGGACCGTGGACTACATGTGGGCCAAGCCCGGAGAGACCGAGGCCAAGGTCAAGGTCTCCTACGTCAAGCTCGTCCCGGAACTCGGCTGGATCGTCGGCACCGGCGCGTGGGTCGAGGACCTCACCGAGGATCTCAAGCGACAAGCCCTTGAACAGGTGAAGCGGATGCGGCTGGCCGACAACAACTACTTCTGGATCAACAACCTCGAACCGCGCATGATCATGCACCCCGAAAAGCCGGAGCTTGACGGCAAGAAGGTCGACGACATCAAGGACCCCACCGGCAAGGCCATCTTCGTCGAATTCGTGAATGCCGTGCGGGAGGACGGGGAAGGCTTCGTCGACTACCAGTGGCCCAAGCCCGGACAGACCGGGAACTTCCCGAAGCTGTCCTTCGTGAAGCTGTTCAGACCGTGGGGCTGGGTGATCGGCATGGGCGTGTACATGGACGAAGTCGAGGCGCAGATTGTGCGCGAGCGCGACGATTTCGACGCCGCCGTGTCTGCCATGCTCAACAAGGCAAGCCTCTTCGGCGTGGCCTTCATCACCTTCGTGATGGCGGCCATCGTCGTGCTGATGCGCATGCGGCTCAAGAAGCCCATCGACGCGGTGGTGGACTATTCCGGCAATGTGGCCCGAGGCGACCTCGATGCGACAATGAGCGGCACATTCCGTGGCGAGGTGCTTCGGCTCAAGGAATCCATCGAAGCCATGGTGGACAGCCTCAAGGCCAAGATGCGCGAGGCCGAACTCAAGAGCGAAGAGGCCGAAGAGGAGGCCGGGCGCGCCCGCATCGCCAAGCAGGAGGCCGACGAAGCCCGTGCCAAAGCGGAAACGGCGAAACGAGACGGCATGCTCGAAGCCGCGCGAGCGCTGGAATCCATCGTCGAACGCGTGACCACGGCCTCGGAGGAGTTGTCTTCGCAGTCCGAGCAAATACGCGTAGGCACCACCACCCAGAAGCAGCGCATCGGCGAAACCGCAACGGCCATGGACCAGATGAACGCCACGGTGCTCGAAGTGGCCCGCAATGCAGGCAACGCCGCCGACAACGCGGACCAGACCCGCCGCAAGGCCATGGAAGGGCGCGACATCGTCACGCAGGCGGTTTCGGCCATCACCTCGGTGCACAAGCTGGCCTCAACCCTCAAGAAGGACATGGACACCCTCGGCGTTCAGGCCGAAGCCATCGGCCAGATCATGAACGTCATCACCGACATCGCGGACCAGACCAATCTGCTGGCGCTGAACGCCGCCATCGAGGCCGCCCGCGCCGGAGACGCCGGGCGCGGCTTCGCCGTCGTCGCGGACGAGGTGCGCAAGCTCGCCGAAAAGACCATGACCGCCACCAAGGAGGTCGGCGACTCCATCGGCGCCATCCAGCATTCAGCCCGCACCAACGCCGCGCACGTTGACAACGCGGTGGAAACGGTGGAGGAGGCGACTCGGCTGGCGGATTCATCGGGAACAGCGCTGGCGAGCATCGTGTCCCTCTCCGAGGGCACGGCGGATCAGGTCCGCAACATCGCCACTGCCAGCGAGGAACAATCCGCGGCCAGCGAGCAGATCAACCGCGTCGTGGACGAAATCAACGCCATCGCGGGGAACATCGCCGACGGCATGGATCAGGCCACGCAGGCCCTGCAGGAGTTGGCGCAACTGGCGGCGGATCTCGCCGGGCTCATCGAGAGGATCAAGGACGAGAATAGCTGA
- a CDS encoding glycosyltransferase yields MNIALILHETPARRLGGVELYVLSLARQLTDAGHEVTCWYPRPEGGALGAVERSVVDGVPFHGVAVPVRRDVASRFRDDEVGAALVSLLRERGTQVAHFHHLIGFTGSALDLSVRAGIASLFTAHDAWAYCNQCHLVRHNGHVCTEVPVDAATCARCLLGRVPGLARIAPLAVMTRLMDLRSRYLSAVIGRADVVLAASEYTRGHLTGAGVPAERVRLFPLGVSVDGVETVRARRTGRRGPLRVGYLGRLTFKKGLDVLVEAFSRLAPGAATLDVHGHAEQGAYCEPILRRMMGLPGATYRGNYGPPDLAGILARLDVVVVPSREESYCLVAREAFAAGVPLVASRLPALADVLDDGVNALVVAPGDAGELADALSRLAADEALCASLSANVPSVRTVGDDARDVVDMYRTILSEPDRM; encoded by the coding sequence ATGAATATCGCGCTCATTCTGCACGAGACCCCGGCCCGCCGTCTGGGCGGCGTGGAACTGTATGTGCTGTCCCTTGCGCGGCAGTTGACCGACGCCGGGCATGAGGTGACGTGCTGGTATCCGCGCCCGGAAGGCGGGGCGCTTGGCGCGGTGGAACGGTCCGTCGTGGACGGCGTGCCCTTTCATGGCGTGGCCGTGCCCGTGCGCCGGGACGTTGCCTCGCGCTTCCGGGACGACGAGGTGGGGGCCGCGCTGGTTTCCCTGCTGCGGGAGCGTGGCACGCAGGTGGCCCATTTCCATCACCTCATAGGGTTCACCGGCAGCGCGCTGGACCTGAGCGTTAGGGCCGGGATTGCGAGCCTCTTCACCGCGCATGACGCATGGGCCTACTGCAATCAGTGCCACCTTGTCCGGCACAACGGCCACGTCTGCACCGAGGTGCCCGTGGACGCCGCGACCTGTGCGCGGTGTCTGCTCGGTCGCGTGCCGGGGCTGGCGCGCATTGCGCCACTTGCGGTCATGACGCGGCTCATGGATTTGCGAAGCCGCTACCTGAGCGCCGTAATCGGGCGGGCAGACGTGGTGCTTGCGGCCTCGGAGTATACGCGGGGGCATCTGACCGGGGCGGGGGTTCCGGCAGAGCGCGTGCGGCTGTTCCCGCTGGGGGTGAGCGTGGACGGCGTTGAGACGGTGCGTGCGCGCCGCACCGGGCGTCGCGGTCCGTTGCGCGTGGGGTATCTGGGGCGGCTGACCTTCAAGAAGGGGCTTGATGTGCTGGTGGAGGCCTTTTCGCGACTCGCTCCGGGCGCGGCGACGCTGGACGTCCATGGGCACGCGGAGCAGGGCGCGTATTGCGAGCCGATTCTGCGGCGGATGATGGGGCTGCCCGGTGCGACCTACCGGGGAAACTACGGACCGCCCGATCTGGCGGGCATTCTGGCCCGGCTGGATGTGGTAGTCGTCCCCTCGCGCGAGGAGAGCTATTGCCTTGTCGCGCGCGAGGCCTTCGCCGCAGGCGTGCCGCTGGTGGCGTCGCGCCTGCCCGCCCTTGCCGACGTGCTCGACGACGGCGTGAACGCGCTGGTCGTTGCGCCAGGGGACGCAGGGGAACTGGCCGACGCCCTGTCGCGGTTGGCTGCGGACGAGGCCCTGTGCGCCAGCTTGAGCGCGAACGTCCCGAGCGTGCGCACAGTTGGCGACGACGCCCGGGACGTGGTGGATATGTATCGGACCATCCTGTCCGAACCCGACAGAATGTAG
- the trpS gene encoding tryptophan--tRNA ligase, whose protein sequence is MTHSKKRIVSGMRPTGALHLGHYFGVLRNWVNLQDEYDCFFFVADWHALTSEYADPRKIKGFVPGLVKDWVAAGLDPARCVIFQQSQVKAHAELHLLLSMVTPLGWLERCPTYKDQKEQLAQKDLNTYGFLGYPVLMTGDILMYKPEFVPVGQDQLPHMELSREIARRFNFLYGDFFVEPQALLTEDSKLPGLDGRKMSKSYGNSISLSEDMDSVRQKLMTMLTDTNRLRKADPGDPCVCNLFPYHKILTDPERLPEIEEGCRNASWGCVDCKKLLFESMERFLAPIHARRRELDENPDRVWEILRDGNRRAEAAANETMDALRAHLNFDF, encoded by the coding sequence ATGACGCACAGCAAGAAACGCATCGTCTCCGGCATGCGTCCCACCGGGGCGCTTCATCTTGGCCATTACTTCGGCGTTCTCCGCAACTGGGTGAACCTTCAGGACGAGTACGACTGCTTCTTCTTCGTGGCCGACTGGCACGCGCTGACCAGCGAATACGCCGATCCCCGCAAGATCAAGGGCTTCGTGCCCGGTCTGGTCAAGGATTGGGTGGCCGCCGGTCTCGACCCCGCGCGCTGCGTCATCTTCCAGCAGTCGCAGGTCAAGGCCCACGCCGAACTGCACCTGCTGCTGTCCATGGTCACGCCGCTCGGCTGGCTGGAGCGCTGCCCCACCTACAAGGATCAGAAGGAACAGCTGGCGCAGAAGGACCTCAACACCTACGGTTTCCTCGGCTACCCCGTGCTTATGACCGGCGACATCCTCATGTACAAGCCGGAGTTCGTGCCCGTGGGGCAGGACCAGCTGCCGCACATGGAGCTTTCGCGCGAGATCGCTCGCCGTTTCAACTTCCTGTACGGCGACTTCTTTGTGGAGCCGCAGGCCCTGCTGACCGAGGATTCCAAGCTGCCCGGCCTCGATGGCCGCAAGATGTCCAAGAGCTACGGCAACTCCATTTCGCTTAGCGAGGACATGGACTCCGTGCGTCAGAAGCTCATGACCATGCTCACGGACACCAACCGTCTGCGCAAGGCCGATCCCGGCGATCCCTGTGTGTGCAACCTGTTCCCCTACCACAAGATTCTCACCGACCCCGAGCGTCTGCCCGAGATCGAAGAGGGCTGCCGCAACGCCAGCTGGGGTTGCGTGGACTGCAAGAAGCTGCTGTTTGAATCCATGGAGCGCTTCCTGGCCCCCATCCACGCCCGCCGTCGCGAGCTGGACGAGAATCCCGACCGCGTGTGGGAGATCCTGCGTGACGGCAACCGCCGCGCCGAGGCTGCCGCAAACGAGACCATGGACGCCCTGCGCGCCCACCTCAACTTCGATTTCTAG
- a CDS encoding site-2 protease family protein, which translates to MRIAILAVPFLLAVTCHEVAHGLAAYWYGDPTAKFAGRLTFNPIRHMDPMGTLVFLLTALTSGFIIGWAKPVPINPRNFRDIRKGIIVVSAAGAAMNFLLAVALYAVFALMLAFPPAPGGMGEFFFVPLVNIVRYGVLINVILGVFNLLPIPPLDGSKILAELLPPRLAYKYMQLERYGFIILLVLVMTGMLRFVFAPVLSVLAPLLHMI; encoded by the coding sequence GTGCGAATCGCCATACTGGCGGTTCCCTTTCTGCTCGCCGTGACCTGCCACGAGGTGGCACACGGTCTGGCCGCCTACTGGTACGGCGACCCCACCGCCAAGTTCGCCGGAAGGCTGACCTTCAACCCCATCCGTCACATGGACCCCATGGGGACGCTGGTCTTTCTGCTTACGGCGCTGACCTCGGGCTTCATCATCGGCTGGGCCAAGCCCGTGCCCATCAACCCCCGGAACTTCCGCGACATCCGCAAGGGCATCATCGTGGTTTCCGCAGCGGGCGCGGCCATGAACTTCCTGCTAGCCGTGGCGCTGTACGCCGTCTTCGCGCTCATGCTCGCCTTTCCGCCCGCGCCGGGTGGCATGGGCGAGTTCTTCTTCGTTCCCCTCGTGAACATCGTCCGCTACGGCGTGCTGATCAACGTGATTCTCGGCGTGTTCAATCTGCTGCCCATTCCGCCGCTGGACGGCAGCAAGATTCTGGCCGAGCTTCTGCCGCCGCGACTGGCCTACAAGTACATGCAACTGGAACGCTACGGGTTCATCATCCTGCTGGTGCTGGTCATGACCGGCATGCTCAGGTTCGTCTTCGCGCCCGTACTGTCTGTTCTCGCACCGCTACTGCACATGATCTAG
- a CDS encoding response regulator produces the protein MSKRKVLVVDDEKHIRMLYQEELQNEGYEVATSDGNEEILDVLDRETPEVVVLDIKLGNNRSGLDLLQQIRSREQNLPVILCTAYDSFQHDLKSIAADYYVVKAVDLGELKSKVSAALDNA, from the coding sequence ATGAGCAAGAGAAAAGTCCTGGTTGTGGACGACGAGAAGCACATCCGCATGCTCTACCAGGAAGAGCTTCAGAACGAAGGCTACGAGGTGGCGACTTCCGATGGCAACGAGGAAATCCTCGACGTGCTCGACCGTGAGACACCCGAGGTCGTCGTCCTCGACATCAAGCTCGGAAACAATCGCTCCGGGCTGGATCTCCTTCAGCAGATTCGCAGCCGGGAGCAGAATCTTCCCGTGATTCTGTGCACCGCGTACGACAGCTTCCAGCATGACCTCAAGTCCATCGCCGCGGACTACTACGTGGTGAAGGCCGTCGATCTCGGCGAGCTGAAGTCCAAGGTTTCCGCAGCACTCGACAACGCATAG
- a CDS encoding ATP-binding protein, with protein MKCSRCKKTAQVALPSHHAGFCPECFNEFFSRQVERAIRHFRMFTRNDRVLVALSGGKDSLALFRELHVQGYNVTGLHIDLAINGSSPHARQMVERFCEGLGAPLRVVSMAEEGLSITEVKHKVKRPICSVCGKVKRYYFNKVALDEGFTALCTGHNLDDEVGRLLANTLRWDVSYLSDQSPALPASGGFAPKYRPLYRLSEFETAAYCFFNGIEHSTAVCPYSAGASFPVRKELLNTLEEHSPGSKLSFYETFLKNAKALFEAAEKRDGDSLAPCTSCGYPTSAGVCNICRLKEQLRD; from the coding sequence ATGAAGTGTTCACGCTGCAAGAAAACGGCCCAGGTAGCCCTGCCCAGCCATCACGCAGGGTTCTGCCCCGAGTGCTTCAACGAGTTCTTCTCGCGGCAGGTGGAACGTGCCATCCGGCACTTCCGCATGTTCACCAGAAACGACCGCGTGCTGGTGGCGCTCTCGGGCGGCAAGGACTCCCTCGCCCTGTTCCGCGAACTGCACGTGCAGGGGTATAACGTCACCGGCCTGCACATCGACCTCGCCATCAACGGCTCCTCGCCCCATGCCCGCCAAATGGTGGAGCGCTTCTGCGAGGGCCTCGGCGCACCGCTACGGGTGGTCTCCATGGCCGAGGAAGGCCTGTCCATCACGGAGGTCAAGCACAAGGTCAAGCGCCCCATCTGCTCCGTATGCGGCAAGGTGAAGCGCTACTATTTCAACAAGGTCGCCCTCGACGAGGGCTTCACCGCGCTGTGCACTGGGCACAACCTTGATGACGAGGTGGGCCGCCTGCTCGCCAACACGCTGCGCTGGGACGTCTCGTACCTGAGTGACCAAAGCCCCGCCCTGCCCGCCTCCGGCGGCTTCGCGCCCAAGTACCGCCCACTGTACCGCCTCTCGGAATTCGAGACCGCGGCCTACTGCTTCTTCAACGGCATCGAGCACAGCACCGCCGTGTGCCCCTACAGCGCCGGAGCGAGCTTCCCCGTGCGCAAGGAGCTGCTCAACACGCTGGAGGAGCACAGCCCCGGCAGCAAGCTGAGCTTCTACGAAACGTTCCTCAAGAACGCCAAGGCGCTCTTCGAGGCCGCCGAGAAGCGCGACGGCGACAGCCTCGCCCCCTGCACATCCTGCGGCTATCCCACCTCGGCGGGCGTGTGCAACATCTGCCGTCTCAAGGAACAACTGCGGGACTAG
- a CDS encoding DUF3568 family protein — translation MRKSALIVLALCAAMLVPAGCGKGPVPEGASYSFTFGKLASEEPGTVTELHAAVLKALKTLELPVAFNKKDNLVAVIQTFTSEGESIQITIHYRSVDVSELRFESDDRVDVYKLSGLLEEIRKNMSVI, via the coding sequence ATGCGGAAATCGGCTCTCATCGTGCTCGCGCTTTGCGCTGCCATGCTCGTTCCCGCAGGATGCGGCAAGGGCCCCGTTCCGGAAGGGGCGTCCTACAGTTTCACGTTCGGCAAGCTTGCGTCGGAGGAACCGGGCACCGTCACGGAGCTTCACGCCGCCGTGCTCAAGGCCCTAAAGACCCTTGAACTGCCCGTGGCCTTCAACAAAAAGGACAACCTCGTCGCGGTCATCCAGACCTTCACATCCGAAGGCGAAAGCATCCAGATCACCATCCACTACCGTTCCGTGGACGTCTCGGAACTCAGGTTCGAGTCCGACGACCGGGTGGACGTCTACAAACTGAGCGGCCTGCTGGAGGAAATCCGCAAGAACATGTCGGTCATCTAG